The following proteins are encoded in a genomic region of Xenopus laevis strain J_2021 chromosome 3L, Xenopus_laevis_v10.1, whole genome shotgun sequence:
- the LOC108711664 gene encoding hepatic lectin, which produces MIQNVSDKSYCGSRWKKFDGSCYYFEVNQMTWIEARLSCDRRDSDLVIINSDMEQEFIHSKTGDDLYWIGLEKITDVWTWVDGTILKASSGFWGKGEPNNGGGNEKCTQLTPEGKMNDAPCDNAKYKCRAICEKK; this is translated from the exons ATGATACAAAACG TTTCAGATAAATCCTACTGTGGTTCTCGCTGGAAGAAATTTGATGGAAGCTGCTATTACTTTGAAGTAAATCAAATGACCTGGATAGAGGCTCGTCTCTCTTGTGACAGGAGGGATAGTGACCTGGTCATTATCAACAGCGACATGGAGCAG GAATTTATTCACAGTAAAACTGGTGACGATCTTTACTGGATTGGTCTCGAGAAGATTACAGACGTCTGGACATGGGTTGACGGAACAATCCTCAAAGCATCATCTGG ATTTTGGGGAAAAGGGGAACCAAATAATGGAGGAGGGAATGAAAAATGCACTCAGCTAACCCCCGAGGGAAAGATGAATGACGCACCATGTGACAATGCGAAATACAAGTGTCGCGCCATCTGTGAGAAAAAATGA